Proteins co-encoded in one Plasmodium berghei ANKA genome assembly, chromosome: 11 genomic window:
- a CDS encoding rhoptry protein RHOP148, putative — MDDISSDQIRIQLDFLKKLDLFCIFKFIITNDIKIYNEKSYEILIKLVNSYKIINIQESKNNIFENHKIYSKFFYSQKNLFKKNNKTKVNPHNKNYSAYPNENNDITSNFFNYSNSSNCLCESCNLINNNFQENDQEKKNENNSDIKKKKKNSLYSNDSMFSKDMCNTTLFKIFKFPKNEKVVHYIKNYLCLDAFIKEPLNINLCFIKFDKNNNKKKKKKRKPRRIKNELMQSHTSVYNSDSEILNKMFRNSCNCNDIESGQNSILSSSFTLQNMIIPTNSNIANNGTEFNPSENILNTKNILTETDKSLSNFSEMPSTLKNSEQNSTNNNNGNSNTPIDLFYVSCTMSESESILNHYSDSVYVEHKESEMQNDCSKKIEKNVETLEKYDHNNYDQEYSQYYEKSYKKISAKYSHLNYEDQTKSKWDNTRYIIKQNSIRGKMKNQYTSFKLPKYNSSIFNKTNNNNNNSNNSNNNNNNSNNNNNNSNNNNNNNSNNNNNSNNSNNNNNNNSNNNNNNSNNSNNNSNNSNNNNNNNNNNNNNSISSSNNNNNNNSDHIVNSSYCDVTLCFNHFSQIHNILNRDPNGLRKIKMMLKNDIGTINISPFFINFDSTRIFKNICRSFKLSKYNYKERNIYDLINLCFSNYQSIDILRTVFLNDLYKQELYRNENNHKKKHTYKKKRKENILEILDEQKRVYISYFINRFLYSQKTPLSNLFRNFKQDKIKYLEDSNIEDDYNYDELTIDYFIFLMIFENKIDYKFYKFILKQIKNSKAAFSPIKSEKNNISNFNTHTKSNDKKNNNFQNSNNYDQKHFLNEKINSDFLSNDSNTQTYIHDKFSDTNDILENTFKYVTTNCETSYIMHNEITKVENTPNNYAYTLVNSNTLTSHTEISIASQNSTCLDYKKNYKLENRDIGYKTENYKSHDDDGEDDEYEDEMKCIKNKTEIENEIILLKHIRPFPTIYWLVNKNICGYISHLEKVNIIKNIENLINQKNEEFNLLRRFLIYDHLKYIVIRLRHINKKILLFFYMFFLNSDVFLKQYQDNKNIEDIAIGTYINPFQIQPNILNIFLEIYKIDENTISEILRKINTLRIKGIGGILNFLTLKCLHLYFASHLSYPNTVGHILEEFFKS; from the coding sequence atggatgATATATCTTCAGATCAAATTAGAATTCAGCtcgattttttaaaaaagttaGATTTGTTTTgcattttcaaatttataattactaatgatattaaaatatataatgaaaaatcctatgaaatattaataaaacttgttaattcatataaaataattaacaTCCAAGAAtcgaaaaataatatttttgaaaaccataaaatatatagcaagtttttttatagtcaaaaaaatttatttaaaaaaaataacaagaCAAAAGTAAATccacataataaaaattactCAGCATATccaaatgaaaataatgatattacttccaattttttcaattatagTAATTCTTCAAATTGCTTATGTGAAAGTTgcaatttaattaataacaATTTCCAGGAAAATGatcaagaaaaaaaaaatgaaaacaattctgatattaaaaaaaaaaaaaaaaattcactCTACTCAAATGATTCGATGTTTTCAAAAGATATGTGTAATACAAcattattcaaaatatttaaattcccaaaaaatgaaaaagtagttcattatataaagaattaCCTTTGTCTTGATGCTTTTATAAAAGAAcctttaaatattaatttatgttttataaaatttgataaaaataataataaaaaaaaaaaaaaaaaaaggaaaccaagaagaattaaaaatgaattaatgCAATCACATACAAGTGTATATAATAGTGATTCAGAAAtcttaaataaaatgtttagGAATTCATGTAATTGTAATGATATCGAATCGGGACAAAATTCAATATTGTCATCAAGCTTTACtttacaaaatatgatCATTCCTACAAACTCAAATATAGCAAACAATGGAACTGAATTCAATCCAtcagaaaatatattaaatacaaaaaacatattaacTGAAACAGATAAATCGCTTTCAAATTTCTCAGAAATGCCATCcactttaaaaaatagcGAACAAAATAGTaccaataataataatgggAATTCGAATACACCCATTGATCTATTTTATGTAAGTTGCACAATGTCAGAAAGCGAATCTattttaaatcattataGTGATAGTGTATATGTTGAACATAAGGAATCCGAGATGCAAAACGATTgttctaaaaaaattgaaaaaaatgtagaaaccctcgaaaaatatgatcataataattatgacCAAGAATATTCacaatattatgaaaaaagttataaaaaaatttctgCTAAATATTCTCATTTGAATTATGAAGATCAAACGAAAAGCAAATGGGATAATACaagatatataataaagcaAAATAGCATTCGtggaaaaatgaaaaatcaATACACATCTTTTAAGTTGCctaaatataattcaagcatatttaacaaaacaaacaataataataacaatagtaataatagtaataataataataataatagtaataataataataataatagtaataataataataataataatagtaataataataacaatagtaataatagtaataataataataataataatagtaataataacaataataatagtaataatagcaataataatagtaataatagtaataataacaataacaataataataataataataataatagtattagtagtagtaataataataataataacaatagtGACCATATTGTAAACAGTTCATACTGTGATGTTACACTATGCTTTAATCATTTTTCGCAAATAcacaatattttaaatcGAGATCCAAATGgattaagaaaaataaaaatgatgttaaaaaatgatattggaactattaatatttctccattttttataaattttgatagcactagaatatttaaaaatatatgcagatcttttaaattatccaaatataattataaagaaagaaatatatatgaccttataaatttatgtttttctAATTATCAATCAATAGATATTTTAAGGACAGTTTTTCTtaatgatttatataaacaagaattatatagaaacgaaaataatcataaaaaaaaacatacttataaaaagaaaagaaaagaaaatatattagaaaTTTTGGATGAACAAAAAAGGGTctatatatcatattttattaatcggtttttatattcacaAAAAACACCACTTTCAAATTTGTTTAGAAATTTTAAACaagataaaattaaatatttagaaGATAGTAACATTGAAGATgattataattatgatgAGTTAACAAttgattattttatttttttaatgatttttgaaaataaaatagattacaaattttataaatttattctcaaacaaattaaaaatagtaaagcCGCATTTTCTCCTATAAaatcagaaaaaaataatatctcAAATTTTAATACACACACAAAATCGAacgataaaaaaaataataattttcaaaattcaaataattatgaccaaaaacattttttaaacgaaaaaataaattcagattttttatcaaacgATTCAAATACTCAAACTTATATTCATGATAAATTTAGTGATACTAATgatattttagaaaatacatttaaatatgttaCAACAAACTGTGAAACTAGTTATATTATGCATAATGAAATAACAAAAGTTGAAAATACTCCAAATAATTATGCATACACTCTAGTAAATTCTAACACATTAACAAGTCATACTGAAATAAGCATAGCTAGCCAAAATTCGACATGTTTagattataaaaaaaattataaattggAAAATAGAGATATAGGATACAAAAccgaaaattataaaagcCACGATGATGATGGAGAAGATGATGAATATGAAGATGAAATGAAATgtatcaaaaataaaacagaaatagaaaatgaaataattttactTAAACATATTAGACCATTTCCAACAATTTATTGGCtagttaataaaaatatatgtggATATATATCCCATTTAgaaaaagtaaatataataaaaaatattgaaaatcttataaatcaaaaaaatgaagaatttaatttattaagacgttttttaatttatgatcatttaaaatatattgttataaGATTACGccatattaacaaaaaaatattgttatttttttatatgttttttttaaattcggatgtatttttaaaacaatatcaagataataaaaatatagaagaTATAGCAATAGGAACATATATTAACCCTTTTCAAATACAAcctaatatattaaatatatttttggaaatatataaaattgatgaaaataCCATTTCAGAAATACTTCgaaaaattaatacatTGAGAATAAAAGGAATTGGAGGTATACTCAACTTTTTGACATTAAAATGTCTTCATCTTTATTTTGCATCACATTTATCTTATCCTAATACTGTTGGACATATATTAGaagaattttttaaatcttaa
- a CDS encoding signal recognition particle receptor subunit alpha, putative, with protein MIDVVNVFNKGGVVLWSYNFYEIEENIIRAIIKIGLIEGKYEEFSNKYNKYYSKWKFVNDLDMVILIVYQGIQNSAYLDNLFNKIKKQFVKLIPKNFNFFEHNLPINFDKQFLKILEESDKAMQKSSPDFGNKNNLNNNNTNSNGENNKSEKGEGDEENNSDTNKSTSGKCENKKSKTKKNAREWELNKKITKKDIEKLDYSSKSENKNNSNEIVKYEGEFDDSSDSSITENKNNIMSQLNDSILKMFLSNNTIEESDIEKILQEIKTKLLSKNVASEICDILIERMKEKLIGKKKTMFSLNVKKTVSTIFSDTLQSILIPKDSVDVLRSALEAKSLGKLYSICFLGVNGVGKSTNLAKVCYYLKTKGNLKIMIAACDTFRAGAIEQLRIHAKCLDVYLFEKGYGKNAAAIAKDAISYAKKEKYDVILIDTAGRMQDNEPLMRSLGKLILINNPDLILFVGEALVGNDAIDQLKKFNQTLIDATCDTHKRTIDGILLTKFDTVDDKVGTALSMVYLTGRPIVFVGVGQKYTHLKKFNVNMVVKALS; from the coding sequence ATGATCGATGTAGtaaatgtttttaataaagGAGGGGTTGTATTGTGGTCATATAACTTTTATGaaattgaagaaaatattataagggcaattataaaaatagggTTAATAGAAGGAAAATATGAAGAATTtagtaataaatataataaatattattcaaaatgGAAATTTGTTAACGACTTAGACATGGTAATATTGATTGTATATCAAGGAATTCAAAATTCTGCATATCTTGacaatttatttaacaaaattaaaaaacaatttgtAAAACTAATtccaaaaaattttaatttttttgaacaTAATTTACCTattaattttgataaacaatttttaaaaatattagaagAATCTGATAAAGCAATGCAAAAATCCAGTCCTGATTTTggaaacaaaaataatcttaataataataatacaaatagcAATggggaaaataataaaagtgaaaaaGGAGAAGGTGATGAAGAAAACAATTCCGATACAAACAAATCAACAAGTGGGaaatgtgaaaataaaaaaagtaaaacaaaaaaaaatgcaagaGAATgggaattaaataaaaaaataacaaaaaaagatatCGAAAAATTAGATTATTCATCaaaaagtgaaaataaaaataactcAAATGAAATTGTTAAATATGAAGGAGAATTTGATGATTCAAGTGATTCTTCTATAactgaaaataaaaacaacaTTATGAGTCAATTAAATGATTCTATTCTTAAAATGTTTTTGTCTAATAATACTATTGAAGAAAGtgatatagaaaaaattttaCAAGAAATTAAAACTAAATTGCtttcaaaaaatgtagCCTCAGAAATATGTGATATCTTAATAGAAAGAATGAAGGAAAAATTAAtagggaaaaaaaaaacaatgttttctttaaatgttaaaaaaacgGTTTCTACTATATTTTCAGATACTCTTCAATCTATTTTAATACCTAAAGATTCAGTAGATGTGCTTAGATCAGCTTTAGAAGCAAAATCTTTAGGAAAATTATACTCTATTTGCTTTTTAGGAGTAAATGGTGTTGGAAAATCTACAAATTTAGCAAAagtttgttattatttaaaaacaaaaggaaatcttaaaattatgattGCAGCTTGTGATACATTTAGAGCAGGTGCAATTGAACAATTAAGAATACATGCAAAATGTTTAGATGTCTATCTTTTTGAAAAAGgatatggaaaaaatgcAGCTGCTATTGCTAAAGATGCTATTTCTTATgcaaaaaaagaaaaatatgatgtAATTTTAATAGACACAGCCGGTAGAATGCAAGATAATGAACCATTAATGAGATCTTTAggaaaattaattttaataaataatccAGATTTAATACTTTTTGTTGGAGAAGCATTAGTAGGAAATGATGCTATTGATCaacttaaaaaattcaatcAAACATTAATAGATGCTACATGTGATACTCATAAAAGAACCATAGATGGAATACTTCTCACAAAATTTGACACAGTTGATGATAAAGTAGGCACTGCACTTTCTATGGTTTATCTTACTGGTAGGCCCATTGTTTTTGTTGGAGTTGGACAAAAATATACGCATTTGAAAAAGTTTAATGTTAATATGGTTGTTAAGGCACTGAGTTAG
- a CDS encoding phosphatidylserine synthase, putative: MIKECSIAILGLGSLLLSFTSSQFDFKTRIIISSIVFVLNFFSILWLLTQHVNNVKREFFKIVMYIFGALYFGLMLFIQYFSINEIQLIIKYVKPNIHFSKVERTYMENCNSWENVYDKFDRFVVAHLLGWLGKGLVIRNFFYLNVNSVLFELVELKFRNILPNFYECWWDHILLDVLGCNLFGILMSIWAMKYFNVELYKWEFLDPKRRKKNIIFPKLDKLIRLFFNNSKTFAFFIYICVIMTITDFNIFIIKAIIQIDVKEPLLIYRELIIGFFVLIGTYEINKDFTGKITKKRITPAIVITTIVIFEIIYSLRWKHVLISDNSDTTIINVIFVSMYTTAFSIFSLLFVNDYIM; this comes from the exons at GATAAAAGAGTGCTCAATAGCGATTTTAGGATTGGGatctttattattgtcATTTACTAGTTCCCAATTTGATTTTAAAACACGAATAATAAT atCCTCAATTGTTTTTGTtctcaattttttttcaatattatgGCTTTTGACTCAACACGTTAATAACGTAAAAAGggaattttttaaaattgtaatgtatatatttggaGCCTTATATTTCGGATTAATGTTATTTAttcaatatttt TCAATAAATGAAATTCAATTAATCATTAAATATGTCAAACCAAATATACACTTTTCCAAAGTCGAGCGCACATATATGGAAAATTGCAACTCATGGGAAAATGTttat gaTAAATTTGATAGATTTGTAGTTGCACACTTACTTGGATGGCTTGGAAAAGGACTTGTAATcagaaattttttttatttaaatgtgAATAGtgttttatttgaattagTTGAACTCaaatttagaaatataCTTCCAAATTTTTACGAATGTTGGTGGGATCAT ATCTTGTTAGATGTTCTAGGATGTAATTTATTTGGAATTTTGATGAGCATATGGGCTATGAAGTATTTCAATGTGGAA ttgTATAAATGGGAATTTCTTGACCCAAAGagacgaaaaaaaaatataatattcccAAAATTAGAtaaatt aattaggttatttttcaataataGCAAAACctttgcattttttatttatatttgcgTTATTATGACAATTACTGatttcaatatatttataataaaggCCATAATTCAGATAGATGTTAAAGAGCCATTGTTGATATATAGAGAACTTATTATAGGATTCTTTGTAT tAATTGGCACATATGAGATTAATAAAGATTTCACTGGAAA AATAACCAAAAAAAGGATAACACCTGCCATAGTTATAACCACTATAGTAATATttgaaattatttattctttAAGATGGAAACATGTTTTGATATCTGATAACAGCGACACAACTATTATAAAT GTTATTTTCGTTTCCATGTATACAACTgcattttctatattttctcTGCTTTTTGTTAATGATTACATTatgtaa
- a CDS encoding nucleoside diphosphate kinase b, putative, with protein sequence MEKSFIMIKPDGVQRGLVGVIIKRFERRGYKLIGLKMLNPTEEILKEHYKELSDQPFFKKLVDYINKGPVVAMVWEGMDIVKQGRKLIGETNPLNSNVGTIRGDFCLEVSRNVIHGSDSVASANREINIWFKAEELVQWKSHSNDWVYA encoded by the coding sequence atggaaaaaagtTTTATTATGATTAAACCTGATGGTGTCCAAAGAGGATTAGTTGGTGTAATAATTAAACGTTTTGAAAGAAGAGGATATAAATTGATAggattaaaaatgttaaatcCTACtgaagaaatattaaaagagCATTACAAAGAGTTATCTGATCAGccatttttcaaaaaacttgtagattatataaataaaggcCCTGTTGTAGCTATGGTGTGGGAGGGTATGGATATAGTTAAGCAAGGAAGAAAATTAATTGGGGAAACAAATCCATTAAATAGTAATGTAGGAACAATTCGAGGAGACTTTTGTCTAGAAGTTAGTAGAAATGTTATACATGGTAGTGATTCAGTTGCCTCAGCAAATAGagaaattaatatatggtTTAAGGCTGAGGAATTGGTCCAATGGAAAAGCCACTCTAATGATTGGGTGTACGCATAA